The genomic region GTACCCCATCATCATCATTCTGGATACCCAGAAAAAGATAATGTCAAATCCTGTAACAAGCAGATCTGTTGGATAGAAGGCTTTTAGGTCGTCTGTATTTTCAGGCCATCCTAACGTTCCGAAGGGCCATAGTGCTGAACTGAACCAGGTGTCAAGGACATCTTCGTCCTGATAGATGTTTTTGCTTCCGCACTTTTCACACCTGTCTGGTGTCTCCTCTGTAACGGTCAGGTGACCGCACTCTTCACAGTACCAGACTGGAATTCTGTGTCCCCACCATATCTGTCTTGATATACACCAGTCTCTTATGTTGTACATCCAGTCAAAGAACGTGTTTTCCCACTGCCTGGGTATGAACTTGATTTCACCCGTTTTAACCGCTTCAATGGCTTTTTCCGCGAGAGGCTTTGTTTTTACAAACCACTGGTCTGAAAGGTAAGGTTCTACAACTGTTTTACATCTGTAGCAGTGTCCTACCGAGTGAACGTGTTCTTCAACCTTTTCAAGCAGTCCTTCGTCTTTTAGCATTTTTACGATTGCTTCTCTTGCCTCGTACCTGTCCATTCCCTTAAATGGTTCAACGGTTATCTTTGCCCAGTCGTCCATTATTTGTATAGGTTCAAGGCCGTGTCTGTTTCCAATTTCAAAGTCGTTAAAATCGTGAGCGGGTGTTATTTTTACGGCGCCTGTTCCGAACTCCATGTCAACGTATTCGTCGGCTATTACAGGTATCTCTCTGTTAACGATCGGAAGGAGAACCTTTTTGCCGATCAGGTCTTTATACCTTTCATCATTTGGGTTTACTGCTACGGCGACGTCACCCAACATTGTTTCAGGTCTTGTTGTTGCAACTACGATGTACCTTCCCTCTTCGCCGACAACCGGATATTTGATGTACCAGAGGTTTCCTCTCTCCTCCTCGTGTTCTACTTCAAGGTCGGAAAGTGCGGTGTGGCACCTTGGACACCAGTTGATGAGCCTTTTTCCTTTATATATTAACCCCTCTTTGTAGAGCGTTACGAAGGCTTTTCTGACGGCTCTTGAGAAACCTTCGTCCATTGTGAATCTTTCTCTTTCCCAGTCGCAGGAGGTTCCCAATTTTTTGAGCTGGTTGATTATTCTTCCGCCGCAGGATTCTTTCCATTCCCAGACTCTTTTCAGGAAGTTTTCTCTTCCAACATCGTGTCTTGTTAGTCCTTCCTGTGCAAGTTGTTTTTCAACAACCCATTGAGTTGCGATACCTGCATGGTCAGTTCCGGGAATCCAGCAGACCTCGTATCCTTTCATCCTTTTCCATCTGCAGATTACGTCCTGGAGTGTTGAGTTCAGCGCGTGTCCTATATGGAGGACACCTGTTACGTTTGGCGGGGGAAGAACAACGCTGAATTTTGGCTTCTCGCCGCTTAATACTTTCTTTTCGTCTGCGTGGAAGTAACCTTTTTCAAGCCATTCCTGGTACCATTTATCCTCAAACAGTGCTGGATTGTAAGTTTTTTCCATCGGGAGCCTCCTTGTGCTGATAGTTGGAAAAGTGAAAAGATTATACACCATTCATTAGGTCTGCCCTTTACTTTTTTATATTTTGATGATAAATTTGCACCTTGCAATCAGGTAAGGAGGTGATACTATGGCTAAGTGTGCAATTTGCGGAAAAGAGACAATCTTTATCAATAAGGTCAGTCACTCTCACAGAGTTTCAAGTAAGAGGCAGAAGCCAAACCTTCAGAAAATCAGAGCTGTTGTAAACGGTGAAAAGAAGAGAATCTGGGTTTGTACCAAGTGCCTCAAGGCTGGAAAAGTAGTTAAGGCAGGTTAATTTGCGGCTTCGGCCGCTTTACTTTAACCTTTCAACAGTTTTTTCTACGTTCCTTGCAAATTCTTCAACAGATGTTGTTCCTATGTTATCTGAGTAGAACCTTACAAATCCTTCTTTGTCTATAAAGATAGATGCGGGTAACTTTTTAATCTTCAGTTGATCCTTAAACTGCTTGTAAATGTATGAATCTGCTGTTAGGTGGACACTTTTAAGCTTCATGTCCTTTTTGTATCTTAGAAGAATTGGATAGTCAGCATCGTTTACATCAACGCAGAGAATGATTACATTGTCATTTTTCTCCGCTATCTCGTCAAGCTTTTTTATTAACTCTTCTGATAGCGGTGAGTAGGGGTTTTCAAAGAAAAATACAACTATCTCTTTTCCCTTTGCGTTTTGAAGTTCAACGGTTCCCTTTAGTGTCCTTGCTTTGAAATCGGGTGCTGGAATCTTACTCTTTTCCGCTTTGTAAGGTTTCTTGTTGAGAACCTTTTCTTTCATGTTCTCTTCGGTAGGCCTTCTATCTTTAGGTAGGAGAATATACCAGTCTGCAAATGCAGGAGCTGTTGTCAGTTGTGCTATGAGAATAGTAGCCGCTATCAGTCTTCTATCCATTCTTTCAGCAACTCCTCTGGATTTTCGCTTCTCATAAGTGTTTCACCTATTAGGAATCCATCAACGCCCTTTTCTTTAAGATATTTTATGTCATCTTTTTCCTTTATGCCGCTTTCTGTAATGCATACCTTTCCGGCCTCTTTTATTATCGGCAACAACCTCTCTGTTGTTGATAGTGAAACAGTGAAAGTTTTAAGGTTTCTGTTGTTTATGCCGATAATTTCAGCGTCCGCTTTGATAGCCCTTTCCACCTCTTCCCTGCTATGGGCTTCAACTAAAGGTTCCATTCCAAGGTCTCTTCCAAGTGATATAAAGTTTCTAAGCGTTTCATCATCAAGTATGGCCACTATAAGGAGGAATGATGAGGCGCCGAGGGCTTTGGCTGCGTATATCTGAAATTCATCAATAATAAAGTCTTTTCGGAGTACGGGTAGCTTTACCGTTTCTGCAACCTCTTTAAGATAGAGAGGTGAACCTTTGAAAAACTCTGCGTCTGTGAGAACGGAAATAGCTGCGGCGCCGCCTCTTTCGTAGCTTTTTGCAATCTCCACGGGGTTAAAGTCTTCCTTTATTATTCCCTTTGATGGTGATGCTTTTTTGACTTCTGCGATGACGTTGGTGCGGTTTTTCGGAAAAGCCTTTTTAAAGTCAAACGGTGTTTCTTTTTCCTTTGCAACCTTTTTTACGGCGTCAATATCTATTTCGTTTTTTCGCCTTTCAACCTCTTTTATTTTAAAAGCCACAATCTTTTCTAAGATGTTCACTTTTTCTTCCTCTTGTTTCTTTCTCTTATCTTCTCTGCCCTTCCTTCAAGATTAACCTGTTTTGCCCTTGCAATCGCAAGTGTATTTTCAGGTACATCTTTTGTGATGACGGAGCCTGCCGCCGTAATCGCATTGTCACCGACGTTGACAGGTGCTATGAAGAGGGTGTTGCTTCCGACAAAAACGTTTTTGCCTATTTCCGTTCGCCATTTATTGTATCCGTCATAATTGCAGGTGATTGTTCCGGCGCCGATGTTTGTGTTTTCTCCGATGGTGCAGTCCCCCAGGTATGTTAAATGGTTTGCCTTTGCGCCTTTTTTAAGATGAGCCTTTTTCGTTTCTACGAAGCTGCCTGTTTTTGCGCCTGTCTCAATCACAGTGCCTTCTCTTAACCTTGAGAAGGGCCCTGCCGATGCACCTTTTTTAAGATGAGCCTTTTCAACGTGACAGTGGGTTTTCACTTCTGCATCATCTTCTATTGTTGAATCTACTATTTCCGTGAATGCACCTATCGTGCACCGCTCACCTATGAATGTTTTACCTTTTATATAGACGGGACCGAATATTTCAGTGTCCTTTCCTATTCTAACTTCCGGTTCGATGTAGCAGGATTCGGGATTGTGGATTGTTACGCCGTTTAGCTGATGATTTTTCAAGATTCTTTCACTCAAAATTCTTTCTGCTACGGAAAGTTCGTATCGGTTATTTACGCCCATTATTGAGTTAAAGTCTTCCGTTTTTATGGCTGTTACTTTTAAATCTTTCTCTTTGAATATTTTCAGGACGTCAGTGAGGTAGTATTCACCCTGGGCATTGTCGTTTTTAAGACTTTTGAGTGCTTCAAAGAGTAGTTTTGCTTTAAAAGCGTATATACCTGAGTTTATCTCTCTTATCTTTTTTTCTTCATCGGTAGCATCTTTTTCTTCAACGATTTTTAGAACCTCTCCACCCTTCCTTACAACCCTTCCGTATCCGTGTGGGTTCTCTGTTTCACCTGTTAGAACTACCATGTCACTATCTATTGAAGTAAGGTTTTTAATGTCTTCAGGTTTTACTAAAGGTGTATCACCGTTTAATATTACGACCTTTCCGCTATAGTCTTTTAATCGTTCTTCCGCACAGAGGACTGCGTGTCCGGTGCCTAACTGCTCTTCCTGGACAACGGTTTTAACGTTCAGATTTTCCCTTTCTATGAACTCTTCTACAAGGTCTTTTTTATGCCCTATGACTACGATTATTTCTTCTGCGCCGGCTTCTTCTGCCGATTTTACAACGTACCATAACATCGGTTTCCCGAGTATTTTGTGCAGTACTTTCGGAAGTTCCGATTTAAAACGGGTTCCCTTTCCCGCTGCCAGTATTATGACTTTAAAGCCCATCCTCTCTCCCTCAATACTTTCCTTCAAGGTAGTCTCTCAATATTTTCCCGTGGTCAAAGACAATTTTTTCAAAGGGTATTTCATCGTAAGAAACCACAATTGCCCTTTTTGCATCATCCGCACCTTCGGGTTTTCCACGGGCAACACATTCAAAGACAACGGATACCGTATGTTGTCTTGGATCTCTATTTGGATCTGAATAGACGTGAAACTGTCTCAAAATAACGATGTCAAGCCCGGTTTCCTCTTTCATCTCTCTTATTACTGCCTCTTCGACCGTTTCGCCGTAATCTACAAATCCACCGGGAAGTGCAAGTCCGACGGGAGGATACTTTCTCTCTATCAGAACAATTCCTTCAAATTTACCTTTCTCATTCTGTACGTTTATAATCCCGTCAACCGTA from Desulfurobacterium sp. TC5-1 harbors:
- a CDS encoding valine--tRNA ligase, yielding MEKTYNPALFEDKWYQEWLEKGYFHADEKKVLSGEKPKFSVVLPPPNVTGVLHIGHALNSTLQDVICRWKRMKGYEVCWIPGTDHAGIATQWVVEKQLAQEGLTRHDVGRENFLKRVWEWKESCGGRIINQLKKLGTSCDWERERFTMDEGFSRAVRKAFVTLYKEGLIYKGKRLINWCPRCHTALSDLEVEHEEERGNLWYIKYPVVGEEGRYIVVATTRPETMLGDVAVAVNPNDERYKDLIGKKVLLPIVNREIPVIADEYVDMEFGTGAVKITPAHDFNDFEIGNRHGLEPIQIMDDWAKITVEPFKGMDRYEAREAIVKMLKDEGLLEKVEEHVHSVGHCYRCKTVVEPYLSDQWFVKTKPLAEKAIEAVKTGEIKFIPRQWENTFFDWMYNIRDWCISRQIWWGHRIPVWYCEECGHLTVTEETPDRCEKCGSKNIYQDEDVLDTWFSSALWPFGTLGWPENTDDLKAFYPTDLLVTGFDIIFFWVSRMMMMGYHFTGKKPFSDVYVHALVRDEHGQKMSKTKGNVIDPLDMIQKFGADTLRFTLAALAAQGRDIRLSEKIIEGYRHFANKIWNVARFIFTATENINTEGEKKLYPEDKWILTKLSETAKTVDKELTNYRFNDAAKAIYQFIWGELADWYVEFSKNRIYKGTETEKRTAAFVLFKVLRDAMKLLHPFMPFITEEIYQKLPNKDAESIVIAPWPEEELLYEEAEIVDTVREIIRGVRNVKAEVNIPPSTAVPIEIKTGDEKLKETIKIMEPGIQQLARVSSVNFTDKKPEKALSFFLPGIEVYVKVGDLIEIEKEIDKIDKKLKSLEKDIKKLEKKLSNENFLSRAPKEVIEKDRKKLEEIKEIYNKLSQTLDQLKNL
- the rpmB gene encoding 50S ribosomal protein L28, which translates into the protein MAKCAICGKETIFINKVSHSHRVSSKRQKPNLQKIRAVVNGEKKRIWVCTKCLKAGKVVKAG
- a CDS encoding redoxin domain-containing protein, producing MDRRLIAATILIAQLTTAPAFADWYILLPKDRRPTEENMKEKVLNKKPYKAEKSKIPAPDFKARTLKGTVELQNAKGKEIVVFFFENPYSPLSEELIKKLDEIAEKNDNVIILCVDVNDADYPILLRYKKDMKLKSVHLTADSYIYKQFKDQLKIKKLPASIFIDKEGFVRFYSDNIGTTSVEEFARNVEKTVERLK
- the trpC gene encoding indole-3-glycerol phosphate synthase TrpC, which gives rise to MNILEKIVAFKIKEVERRKNEIDIDAVKKVAKEKETPFDFKKAFPKNRTNVIAEVKKASPSKGIIKEDFNPVEIAKSYERGGAAAISVLTDAEFFKGSPLYLKEVAETVKLPVLRKDFIIDEFQIYAAKALGASSFLLIVAILDDETLRNFISLGRDLGMEPLVEAHSREEVERAIKADAEIIGINNRNLKTFTVSLSTTERLLPIIKEAGKVCITESGIKEKDDIKYLKEKGVDGFLIGETLMRSENPEELLKEWIED
- the glmU gene encoding bifunctional UDP-N-acetylglucosamine diphosphorylase/glucosamine-1-phosphate N-acetyltransferase GlmU, which produces MGFKVIILAAGKGTRFKSELPKVLHKILGKPMLWYVVKSAEEAGAEEIIVVIGHKKDLVEEFIERENLNVKTVVQEEQLGTGHAVLCAEERLKDYSGKVVILNGDTPLVKPEDIKNLTSIDSDMVVLTGETENPHGYGRVVRKGGEVLKIVEEKDATDEEKKIREINSGIYAFKAKLLFEALKSLKNDNAQGEYYLTDVLKIFKEKDLKVTAIKTEDFNSIMGVNNRYELSVAERILSERILKNHQLNGVTIHNPESCYIEPEVRIGKDTEIFGPVYIKGKTFIGERCTIGAFTEIVDSTIEDDAEVKTHCHVEKAHLKKGASAGPFSRLREGTVIETGAKTGSFVETKKAHLKKGAKANHLTYLGDCTIGENTNIGAGTITCNYDGYNKWRTEIGKNVFVGSNTLFIAPVNVGDNAITAAGSVITKDVPENTLAIARAKQVNLEGRAEKIRERNKRKKK
- a CDS encoding NUDIX hydrolase, producing the protein MAVVNIKTPYLTVDGIINVQNEKGKFEGIVLIERKYPPVGLALPGGFVDYGETVEEAVIREMKEETGLDIVILRQFHVYSDPNRDPRQHTVSVVFECVARGKPEGADDAKRAIVVSYDEIPFEKIVFDHGKILRDYLEGKY